In the genome of Arachis stenosperma cultivar V10309 chromosome 6, arast.V10309.gnm1.PFL2, whole genome shotgun sequence, the window TGTCTCCTAATACATTGGCAATTGTCCATTGATGAGAAAGGTCCAATTCATGAGTTCCAAAAGTGCTTTGATTTCACTTTCTAAGTTTCAATTGAAGACCCATTATTATAATTTCTGTATAGAACAATCAATTGCAAATTAACATAAAAATGGAGAATTGCAAGTAGCATTTACACCAACTACTTCTCTGAGGCACAATAAAAATTATAGCCACTGGAATAGACATAACATTGATACACCAATACATATAATATGGATCTCCATAAGATGTCTATTTCCGTATGCTAGAGTTGGAAAAGTTGCATTCTTAGCTTCTTCAATTCAATTTGGCTCATAAACGTTTTAATGATTCTCAAAGTATGTGCATGTGATGGTGTGTTAgtgtatatatacatattcaTACAAGTGGCTACACTATGTAACATAGGTCAAGGTACATATCATATGATCATAGCTAGGGTTAAATTCATAGACTTCTGGTTTTAGTTGATGAGCAAGAATCACAAACTTTACGGAAAAATTTCCctaattttgtaataaaaaaaactgaCCCATAACATGTGCTATACAACTCTTCACTTGATTGGGACATACCCATTATTATTACCCAAAGTCTCTTTCCTTCTCTCTATCTATATACacacttttttgtttttctattcatgACCCTACTTCAATTCTTTCATATATTCCTTTCCCttctttaattaatttcttttgaTTCATTCCTATATTGTTGTTACAAGTGTTTATATATtctcttaattaattatttttcttgactaattttttttttatcttttttatttgattatatctATTGCATAAATTGTAAACCGGAATGGTAAATTTGTCACATCTGAATAATATCATCAGAGGCTCAGAGCCTCGTTGAAGCAAAGGGGACGATGGCCCctcaattttcaaattttcatataaattataagtaatttttttatagtttgaCTTcctaaatttttcccaccatttgtgtaaaattgattttatgctttttttttaaaaagatcaCTAGTTAGATAAAACTAACACTAGGTTTTAAAGGACACATCAAGACAAacgattttttttatcttttggatggaaaaaaagaaagaaaagaaaaagagactACAAGTCTACACTACATATAACTGCTAAATAGTATATATGAATGAAATATACTATATGATCAACAATTTTGTTTAATCAACATAAAATGTTAATTAATCAAATATGTTCTTTCgtttttttaaagaaaagagAGTGAAAATAGAATTATTAGTGTTATATTGACTAATTTctcatttaaaaattagttttacaAAGCTggttttcattttaaaattggtttttatatttaaaaattgatttttttttcatttaaaaatcaatttctctatttaaaacttattttaataaaaattattttagccTTTTCTATCTATTATAAAATcgatttaaatttataatacatTTATacttaaaaaactaattttaagaCTTAAAATCATCAAACCGATCTTTATCAATTTGAATAACCacttttttaattgattataatttataaattactttaaaaattgattatttaaaatttaatttatattttttatgaataatcctaaatatataattgttttgAATATTTATTGAGTCGTTGTTGTCATGGTTTAATTGTTTTGAATCCCTGCCAAATTGAATTAAGGTTTAGCTGATTGCAAGTTTCCAACCGCCTATTAATTAACAATTGAGAACTAGTTGCAAGATATTAACACTCAGCACCATCATTTGTTAAGGATTATATCTCTATTAGTACATAATTAAACGAtcaaaattaaacaataaacaAGATCATCATGTTCACGCTAGCTAAGGCATGGATTTCACcgttttctttttaattagtttttgctttttcatgaTATTTAATTTAACCTGGCAAATTAAAGTAAGGACTAATCCATTTGAGTCGAAATTTTATTACTTAAGCGAGTAAGTAATTGACTATTCGATTAATTTTAATTGGTTTAAATAACAATTATAATAAACCTAAACATATGCTTAGTcattgttatatatattaacCGCCGAAAATGTAACTAAAATACATGGAAAAAAATTATAGACTGGGGTACGGTGAAGGTCAACAATTATTTGATATACCACTCATAATATTTTCAACATGAAACTGACTTTATTCTATCTTTGCCAAATTAAACGTACTtgaaatatatttaatatccATCTTTACATATCTAATTATTCCCCAATGACCTGAAATGTCAACTTTTCGTAGGCCTAACATTTTAACATCACACATTCACCTAAACAAAGTCTTGAACAAGTGCAATAATGCTATTACTTTACAAACAAATGCAACATCCAATGTAATAGAATGAGTGTTGGagtatttaaactaaaaatgcAATGCAAGAAGAACATACATTGGTCAAAGCTTGTACGGATAATAATTGTATGGGGTATACGCGAATCACGGGCCATATCATAATATAGACTTTGTCTCTCCACTTGGGAATAAGCTAAGCATTATGCAATTTGttttcttgttcttgttcttgtaTATATACTTAGAGTGGTTATAATTATGCGTAACTATGATTTGTTATGATTGATTAAAATGTTTAATATAATACATATTTGTATTGTAATTATTAGTTTTATATAAAGACATTTTTATGAGCTAACTACTTATCAATATAATCTCAAGTTTTTCAGGTCAGAGATTATATTGTAAGTAAGTTTTGTTAcacatataattatttatatttttatttattaatttaaatatttaaaaaaaatttataatatgatATTAGAATTGGTCCATATTGTtctttccaaaaaaaatttagtataagaaaaaatattatgtaagaAATTAAGGTAAAGCCACCTAAACACCTAGTTGATTGAGATCATACACAGATACTGACTGTATTATACACctaaaaaattttgaaggaaTCGGTCTACTTTGTTGATTATCATGTTATTCTACTTAGCTTAATTAAATAAGTTGGtctcttataaaaaaatatttatgattttgaaaagaaaaaagaaaagaaaaaacttATTCTATAATACaaattgtttttcttttaaatttcaaCAAAGATATAATTGCTTAATTTTTTAGAATGTATTACTAGTTTATATACCAAAATTAAGGTGAAAGGAATTTTATGTGATTTAAGGTACACaataatttacaaaaaaataaaataaaagaagaggtatatatataatataaaatatgaaatttaaCTAATTGAATTCTATTGATATCTCTTTAAATAATAGATAATGTATAAGTTTgtcatcaaattaattttttaaaaaggttAAACCGATATGATGAGAAGTTTTTTTTGAGTTTATGTAAATCTTGcatagattttatttttgtctttttatttatcttatgctaaaattctttttttttttttgaagtctaataaaaattaaactctaaatttttatgacataaaaattttaatatgatatgataaaatcatttttttaagaGTTTAAATTACTAAAAGGAGGCATATTAATAGATATAGATATAAAAGTAGTAGATAGTgcgagcaagaaagaaagtaaaGTAGCTAGGGTTTGAAATGATAGTGAGAGGAGGTAGGTTGTAGGGTTTGAGCAATGAATAGAGCGGCATGTAGATGGTAGCACAGTCCATAGCACCAAGCTGTTTTTTGCTACCTGCTCAGCTACTTATATACAATACACGAGTGGTCCAACTCTTACTCCAAACTCATCAACTCTAAATAACTCTTTTAATTCATTTATATATCTCTAATATAAATAATCTTCTAGtaatatattatttgtataattaagtttgatccaaaaattacttattttaaaaatttaaattaattataaataaaaatacataaatgacGATATATTTTATAGATCTTTTTGtgtaagaattttttttttttaagattaacAATAATCAAATTTTAGACGTCTTATAAATTGATGTCctacttttaaatatttagtTTATAATAATGAAATTTGAGTATCTAAAAGCTTTATAGCCGAAAACAATCAATGGAAGACACCCTAAAAGGGAGATGCAATTTTTTGTGAGTACTAATAAAAGGTTGAGGACTTGTTGCAAAAAGGAACCGACATGCAAATGTACTAATTAAGGGTCCATGCTATATCcaaccaatatatatatatatatatatagctagGAATAAGCTCTGagaattttcattttttttgtttgttatgACTCTAAATTGATGAGATATGAATCTCCTAAAAGATAAATCCATCTCTAAAAGTGTTTGGAACTATGtatatgtattatatattaTGCTTGGTtctttatgaaaaaaataaggtattgttaaattaatatttttcttacaTTGTTAGGAGGattatttgtgaattctttCTTATATTCCAATAAAAGAACACACATATACTTCAACAATGTAAGGTTTTCTTTGaaaaaagaatatataaatTCTTCATAGTGAAGGATATAGTAAGAAAATTATTTGGAGCACCATAACCTAAGGAATGATATGTGGTGAATAGTAGTGAAGGGTAGGTACAAAAATAAAGCTGTTAAAAAAATGGGATGCAGAAAGATTGTCTCGATCTatataaatttgatttttgagtCTGCTGAATTTCTAATCATAGGGTTTGACCCATAGTCCTAACTGCCTTTATTTTGAGATCTCATATTCAACAATACCATTATTTTGACTcgtcatatttttaaaatcaaaattccaaGGTGATTTCAAACTCCTAAAAGAagtgtttgatttttttttttatataaaaaaacgACAATATGTAAGTTtgctttattattattattattattattattattattattattattatatgccAGTACGTACTTGATTCAACCCATTCAAATGATAAATGAGACTTGTATATGGCTTtcatataaattaaaacacAACACTTTCATGGGTACGAATACAACAAGATTGATATATGACCAAGATTTTGTAataatacatattatatatatatttgcctTAATGCATTGATACGGTAGGTTTTCATTTTCTTGTTCCGATGATGAGTAAAATGTGTTGGTACTTGGTACAGCATAACGTGGTTTTAGGGTCTAGGTCTAAATCCTATAGAGCTTTGGGTTATCAATAATGTTTGTTCTTATTTGTAGGCCCATATACAAACTTTATTTGGTCCAACCATTTTACTTAAGAAACTCTCAACATGATTTGTCATGtctcaaatataaaatatcataTATAGTACACAgtaaactattaaaaatattctatCAAATTTAAATAGTATTAAAATAGAACGAAAACaactaaatataatatatatttattatttttaacctaatagattgaattttgatgtagTATTTTGTaagtataataaaataaaataaaatatttcatcTTTAAATTAAATGATTTCTGCCAAGTGAATTTTTTTGCGATTTTTTTTGTATGtaattagaataattttaatttaaagcAATGAAAAAAAAGCATCTGGAGATTAAATTTTACTTCAGTTTTTTACATGAATTTtctaaaaagttatttaaatattctcacaaaaatttagatttaatacataaataattatcaaatataaaatttatttatcatttatataaaaaatattttttattatttttatcatattcttaaatattttaGGACAATTTGTGtcattttaatttgttaacACATTTTTCGTGAGTAATTTTGGTAATATATGCTAAGTATAAAACACCAATTTAtgataaataagaaaatatagaGTAAAATTATGTTAGCTTCCCAAGTAGCTTGTTGGTTGAAAGCATGTACTTTTAACCCAAGTGAACTTGGTTCGAAGCTGGCACTCAGGAATCAGAACTGAAGGCATACATGAGGAAATTATTAAACCTCAAATGAGGTATTTCAAAATACCTCTCTTTTTGGGTTTTATTtgcaccaaaaaaaaaaaaataaattagatacATAAAAGGATAACATAACCTTAGGATCAGAATACAATATGTAAAGGATATAACTATAGCCTTTAATGAAACAATATAGTTAGTGTAACATAGAaggatatttttaaataaacaaacaaagagattctttttttttttttttgggtcacAAAACAAAAGGATTCCTTCAAGCGCATAAAATAAATCTAGAATTCAAttcaagaaagcaataaaaaacCCAAATAATATTTTGGGCTGAAAAGCCCAAATAAGATGTCAATAAGTTGGGTAACAATGGGGAACCTATTTAAGTTGATGGATCAAATGTTTGGATCAGAAATAGTCAAATAGGTAAAAAAGTCTTTCAAAACAAGggggaaaaaaaaggaaagaagaaaaccctttttttagtttttaccaAAAGATATGTTTAGTAGCTTAGTTAGGTAGATCAAGTAAAACTTTTCTATATTGATATCTTCCCAAAATGTAGAGACATAGTAGGCATGCATGACATTGAAaaagttttctatttttatatttcaaaaGATAATAAGAAGATTTTCTAataaatatgtatttataaacccccccccccccccatcTTACTAATACTTTTAAACAAAATAGTGAAAATACAAAAACTAATTCTATTTATGTGTTTTTTATATATTCTCATTGTCTCTTTATGTCTATACTTTATATTGTACTTTTACATACTATGTATTTTCTCTTCATTTTGAAATAAGAgtttcttttatcttttgaattcattaaaaaattaaaatatctagATAGAATAATAGTCTAAAACCTAAAATATgaaaaaacaaatatttaaaaaaaattatgaaacaCTATATTATAAGTTATATCACTCTTACCAATTTTACAATTGGTGGCACCAACCCCCTAATTGAAGATGGGAAAACAAGGCTTTGTCGGCAGGTAGCCCTTCATTGTGTGTCTTAAAAgtgtaaaaatattataaaaccAAGAAGAATAGTATCCCTTcttttgcaaaatttttttttaggtttttatgtatttttcaacTGATAGCTCAAAAACTAATTTGTTGTggtattaaattttatttaaaagtttacCACTTGTCAATGAGTtgctatatatacaaaataGAATTCAAATTTTCGACACTTATTTAAACagactaataaattaattactagACTAACCCAACTTTGTTCCTTCTTCTGCATTTTATGATTgaacaaattaaaacaaatgCAACCCATAAGGTAGCGATCCAAGAAGACCCATCACATATAGTAGTATTCTAGACATGCCATGCATATCATCTACATATATTTGATAATAAATCATACAGTGTATTGTTACATTTTTTTATAGGAAAAAAAGCCAAATTtaaattgttcttaattaatcactttttattttatatttttatttatttatttgtttgcaaaactaaaatgaaattactaaaatgccCTTATCAATAGATACAATAATTTGGTATgtgaaaaatatgaataaatataaaaattaatttttaaagtcaatattaataatttttttttaaatttaaaacttatgataaaaaaaataatttaaaaaataattgatattaATGTACCGTTGATTTCTCATGATATTCtccatcatatatatatatatatatatatatatatatatatatatattaggtaGAAACTATATATCATTTGACCTTTTAATTTTCATCGATTCTAAAGGGTAGTCAATAATGTCAATCTCCAAAAGCATATATAGTGATTATTATTTGTTCATCAAGAATTCTCACTACATACATATATAGATTGAATAATATCCCACATACACTTACATAACAATAAGCTCAAAGTATTCTCTTAATTGGCATCGGACCCAGAATTGAGAATATTCTCTATGCTGTATGCTTCATTATAAATGCATTTAGGTGACCATAACAAGTAACGTGTGTGGATCTTCAAAGTTCAAACTACTATATatgataatataataaattaaatgagattaattatttatattattttttgattaTGCCACCATACAACACAAGTTGCATTGGGGTACCCATAGCATGGATGAAGGTTGTAGTAGGTCTAGGTCATCCCGATTCCTTATCCTTTTGGGTCcacaaaaaaaaagattaaccattgttattattgaacAACCACAACATTAAAAGCTAACTACTAGTCATTCACATGGTTACTAACTTATTGGTACCTAGGTTAATaggaattatatatatatataattgctTGACACATACTACATTAGTACATTATTTCATTCTAATGATActatttttcttaaattaatagaaaataaataaataaataaataattatatttttaaaacatttgtttaaataatttttttaaagattttttaaaattttacatagaattttttttatgtgccttatactatttttttagaataataaagattgaattttaaattttttaataataaaaattttgatattatatcatagtataatttttaaaaaaaaaattaaactgataAATTGGTTTTTTTACTATATCTATATGAAGAATATTTTGTTGAAAGGCTTCTATCTTCCCATTGAAGAAAAATGTAGGGTTAAGCCCCATCTTGGTTTTTGAAATTGACGAGTTGCActgattttatttttgactttTTAATTGTTATAATTTGGTTCTTCAGATTAAAAAAATGTACTAATATAGTTCCTCATGTATTTTTTGTCGTCGAAACTCAACACCGTTAGTGACGTAGTTAAGTCTTGTCACGCTAGACATATTAAAATGACGTCGTATGTATTTTAGCACTAAAAAAGACATTAAATAACGTCGTTTGAGGGTTTGAATAATACTAAAACGTTAtacctttttcttttaatattgtTCAAATCCTGAAATAACATCATTTATTGTTCTTTTAACGCCAAATATGTATATCATTTTAATATGTCTAACATAATAAAACTTGGATTATCAAACTAACAGTATTGAGTATACactatattaatatatttttttaaatttaaaagatcaaattataataattaaaaaatcaaaaactaaatcaatacaactcaccaaaaattaaaatagactTTAACTCGAAAAATGTAAGACAATTCTTTGATTTGATCTTCTTCCTTGCCCTCTTTGCTTATAATTCAAATCTCTTGATGTATCTTTCACTAATATATGAAGATTTTCTTTATGAGATAGAAtctctcaaaattttatttaattcacTCGGGATCCGTATTAGGCATAGGTCACTCATTACGTCAGTGTGATTAAATGTATTGGATGGTCGCtatattttattcaataataaaaaatatttaacgtTAGTTCAGTTATACTAAACTAAAACGCTTAATACAAATTGACATTTATCTTGTACCTTGAGCATTTAGTCAGAAATTTGAAttctaataatattaatatgCATGAATAGAAGATTTTGACCAACACCTGTGCTCTTTCGAAAAGTCTTTAATTAGTATAATTGTGCAAAATAATTTAGTCATAAAacgaaaataaaattaaattacatgataaaattagttttattcacaaaatcaaatacaaaaatatcagtatacattaaaatcaaccactaaattaattattatatatttatatataaaaaatatcttatttaatttattttaatatatattttatatttataattaatttttaatatattgaatCAAATATATAAAGATATCCAGTAATACTAAgagaatagaaaaataaataaaatttattttatttaatatttattaattatttaatagaCAAGTAATTTGCACTTCTAAGTGCATGAAAATGGAAATACATAGTGTGAGTGAGTAGTGAGTATATGAGACAAATACATGCACAAAAGAGAGTCTAGATTCAAGAAAACACTATACACCCATCTCaatctaatttttaattgtaaaatATTATGCTAATTGCTATGGCCATATCACATTCATATTCATATTCTTATGCATATTGGCTTACACTTACTTACATCTCAATCACTTGCCACTTTTGTTTTGGAGTGTTTTGGGCAACCTCAATGGTTCCTCTCCTttaatttttctctctcctcccAAACACAACAAACAAACAACAACCTTATTCAACACAACACAGAAAACAGAGCATAGAAACAGAGACACTTTGATTTGATGAAGATCCAGTGCGACGTGTGTAGCAAGGACGAGGCATCGGTGTTCTGCACCGCCGATGAAGCCGCCCTATGCAACGGCTGCGACCACCGTGTCCACCATGCCAACAAGCTCGCATCCAAACACCAACGCTTCTCTCTTCTCCGTCTCTCCACAAAGCAAAACTTCCCTCTCTGTGATGTTTGCAAGGTAAGAAAACAAAACACCCCACTCacactttcttctcttttcttcatCAAAACATCATGGGCACCAAGAATTTCTCGTCAAAATCTGATTTTGTCAATGATTTATCAAGTGGGCATGTGAGTTGCATCAGCTTTATATTAAGTAACAACTATATGTGTTGCAATATGCAaatcaataataatgataacTCAAAACTAAAAATCTATCTTTTTTTCTCATTGAAAAGTTTTGGGTAGCAAGAATTTTTcgtcaaaatttgattttggcAATGATTCATCAAATGGGTAAGTAAGTTAATGGTATCATTTTTGTTGTGTTATTCTATAGGAGAGAAGGGCCTACGTGTTCTGCCAGCAAGATAGAGCGATTCTATGCAAAGATTGTGATATTCCAATTCATTCTGCAAATGAACACACAAAGAAGCATACTAGATTCCTTGTCACCGGTGTTAAACTCTCGGATTCTGCTAAACTCTATTCAGCCGCcactcctcctcctcctcctcctcctttgatTGGAAGTAATAGTAGTAGTGACTCTAATTCCAAAGCTTCTCAGATTCGAAAATCTTTGGTATCTGAGCCGACTTCTTCAGCAGCATCAACGGGGCTTCTCCCAATTAAGGGAGGAAACTTGGTTGGTGTTGCCGAAGAAGACGCTTCCACGAGTACTCGCAGCATATCTGAGTACTTGATAGAGACTATACCTGGCTGGCAAGTTGAAGACTTTCTTGATTCATCAACTGTTCCCTTTGGTTTCTCTAAGGTATTAGACATTCAATTCTTAGGTACTCTAAAAGAGTAATGTTCCTTTAGTTCATTAGTAATTGTCTAAGTTAAAAGGTTGGACACTTCGACAGCAACTAACGAACGAAAggaatataaatacaaatacaaatttccattcaaaatatatatatattttttattgtgatAATAACTTGGATCTGGTGAATTGTAGGGTGGTGATGAGATGTTTTCAGTGTTTGACGGTGAAATTGATGGAAATATGTATGCATTTTCAACaatggagaagatggggatGTGGGTTCCTCAAGCaccgccaccaccaccaccacctcttGTATATCCTTCACAATTTTGTGAGGCAAAAGATGTCACCAACAACAACATCAAAGGTAGCATCAGCAGATCAAGGTTGGGGGATGATAATTTCATTGTCCCTCAGATTAGTCTTCAATCCAACAACACCAAGAGACCAAGATATCTATGGTAGAATAAtgcaaaaaaataaagtttCCAAGTTCAAATCTTGTGAAGGACAGAACCCCTTTTCAACTATCAACATCCTTCTATCTTTTGTTTATGGTTTTGGTCATATTTTGTCCCtccactttttttcttttttattttccctttctttctttctttatgtgGCTTGAGTTTCACTACTCTGCCAAGCAATGTTTATTTTGGGTtcatttgacttttttttttccaagaaAAGAAATCACCCCTTCAGATGAGATCAAAGGAGGTAATGTATTGTGTAATGATGAATTGGTGTAATGTTTTGTTGACCAATGTAAATATATAAGCCTTTCCAAGAGTTTTAAGAAGCACTTTTTTGGGCTATGATCAAGAAAGAATGAAAGATACAGTCGAAATAAAAATGCTAAATATCTAGATATTTTTGGATAATTTGCTTTTATTATTTGGGCATGTTTagtttgaaaataaaagaaggtGAAAATTTTCAATTGTATATTATTTATTACACATAAAATcatttatactttttttatgctatattttaCTTCCGAATCAAACATACCATATTGTTTCTATGCAAATTACATCTGAGTCTCATAATGTTGTCATCATGTGTAAGAAATAGTAAGCAAGAGAACAAATTGAAGAGTTAACTTATTTGAAGCAGAGAAAAAACTGATTGAAGTCATGTTCATGTTCATCCTTTTAGAGAGGGGAATGGGGGGCCTTGAAAGAGGGAAAAAGTTTGATGGGGGAGGTGATTGCATGCAcatatgaatgtgatgattgTGATTGAAATTTATAAGGGACAGTGACAGTGGAGTGTGAC includes:
- the LOC130935585 gene encoding B-box zinc finger protein 21, coding for MKIQCDVCSKDEASVFCTADEAALCNGCDHRVHHANKLASKHQRFSLLRLSTKQNFPLCDVCKERRAYVFCQQDRAILCKDCDIPIHSANEHTKKHTRFLVTGVKLSDSAKLYSAATPPPPPPPLIGSNSSSDSNSKASQIRKSLVSEPTSSAASTGLLPIKGGNLVGVAEEDASTSTRSISEYLIETIPGWQVEDFLDSSTVPFGFSKGGDEMFSVFDGEIDGNMYAFSTMEKMGMWVPQAPPPPPPPLVYPSQFCEAKDVTNNNIKGSISRSRLGDDNFIVPQISLQSNNTKRPRYLW